One genomic segment of Syngnathus acus chromosome 1, fSynAcu1.2, whole genome shotgun sequence includes these proteins:
- the chrna9a gene encoding neuronal acetylcholine receptor subunit alpha-9-I: protein MKQTALIVWISLLVQVCQGAGGHYARKLLNDLMEDYSNALRPVGDTDKALNVSLQITLSQIKDMDERNQVLTTYLWIRQVWHDAYLKWNKEDYDDLEMINIPSDLVWKPDIVLYNKADEESSGPSNTNVKLRYNGEIVWDSPAITKSTCVVDVSYFPFDWQQCNLTFGSWTYNGNQVAVSLGMDSGDLSDFVENVEWECHGMPAVRNVMMYGCCSDPYTEVTYTLLLKRRSSFYIFNLLLPCFLISFLAPLGFYLPADSGEKVSLGVTVLLALTVFQLLVAESMPPAESMPYIGKYYIATMIMITASTSLTIFIMNIHFCGAEAKPVPHWAKVLIIDYMSKILFVYEVGENCTTPECEKSPLYPDETVSETSFDPDIHHLGSDSYKHNNGHSIHHHHSQHCKKQAHVKENNKQHYKNHAHRPEGKEEAAQHYHHHITNDEDYKAAPHASYLQHLNGELKEQILYPEEKHQIPACPCSCPCLQHNQVVKNIQYMANCFREQRTTCIKAAEWKKVAKVMDRFFMWIFFIMVFLMSILIIAKAS, encoded by the exons ATGAAACAGACGGCACTGATTGTTTGGATCAGCCTTCTCGTGCAAG TGTGTCAGGGGGCCGGGGGACATTACGCTCGCAAACTTCTGAATGACTTGATGGAGGACTACTCCAATGCTTTGAGGCCTGTAGGGGACACTGACAAAGCCCTCAATGTCTCCCTTCAGATCACGCTGTCCCAGATTAAAGATATG GATGAGCGAAATCAGGTGCTAACCACATACCTGTGGATCAGGCAAGTGTGGCACGATGCCTACCTTAAGTGGAACAAGGAGGACTACGACGACCTGGAGATGATCAACATTCCAAGTGACCTGGTTTGGAAGCCTGACATCGTCCTCTATAACAA AGCAGATGAGGAGTCGTCAGGTCCGTCCAACACCAACGTGAAGCTGCGTTACAACGGGGAGATCGTCTGGGACTCCCCAGCCATCACGAAGAGCACGTGCGTGGTGGACGTTTCCTACTTCCCGTTTGACTGGCAGCAGTGCAACCTCACATTTGGCTCATGGACTTACAATGGGAACCAG GTTGCTGTTAGCTTAGGAATGGACAGCGGCGACCTGTCTGACTTTGTGGAGAACGTGGAGTGGGAGTGTCACGGCATGCCGGCGGTGAGGAACGTCATGATGTACGGCTGCTGCTCGGATCCATACACTGAAGTCACTTACACCTTGCTCCTGAAGCGCCGTTCCTCCTTCTACATCTTCAATCTCCTCCTGCCTTGCTTCCTTATCTCCTTCCTGGCACCATTGGGCTTCTACCTCCCGGCTGACTCCGGGGAGAAGGTGTCACTTGGGGTCACCGTGCTGCTCGCGCTCACCGTGTTCCAGCTGCTGGTGGCCGAGAGCATGCCGCCAGCGGAAAGCATGCCCTATATAG GGAAGTACTACATTGCCACCATGATCATGATCACAGCTTCAACCTCTCTCACCATCTTCATTATGAACATCCATTTCTGTGGAGCTGAGGCCAAGCCAGTCCCTCACTGGGCTAAAGTCCTCATCATAGACTACATGTCCAAAATCCTTTTTGTCTATGAGGTAGGGGAGAATTGTACCACACCCGAGTGTGAGAAGAGCCCTCTGTACCCTGACGAAACCGTGAGTGAGACGAGCTTCGACCCTGACATCCACCACCTTGGCAGCGACTCGTACAAACACAACAATGGCCACAGcatccatcatcatcacagcCAACATTGCAAAAAACAGGCCCAcgtcaaagaaaacaacaaacagcaTTACAAAAACCACGCCCATCGACCGGAGGGGAAGGAAGAGGCTGCACAGCACTACCACCATCACATCACAAATGATGAGGACTACAAGGCTGCTCCTCATGCTTCATACCTCCAGCATTTGAACGGAGAACTCAAGGAGCAGATCCTCTATCCCGAGGAGAAACATCAGATCCCGGCCTGCCCCTGCAGCTGCCCCTGCCTCCAACACAATCAG GTGGTGAAGAACATCCAGTACATGGCCAACTGCTTCCGTGAGCAGAGGACTACTTGCATCAAGGCTGCGGAGTGGAAGAAGGTTGCCAAGGTGATGGATCGATTTTTCATGTGGATCTTCTTCATCATGGTGTTCCTCATGAGCATCCTGATTATCGCCAAGGCATCCTGA
- the LOC119121717 gene encoding GTPase IMAP family member 9-like: protein MSSSSKQLCSKTRTVGGKSCSSLSEVRLVLLGKTGSGKSSTGNFILGRKLFDAKVSSCSITLRSRRACGEICGKHLVLLDTPGILDTSRTLQEVQRELRKSVSLLFPGPHIFLLIVRISRITQEEKEAVRQFKQALGSHALQLSIVVFTHGDCLEDGVSVKQCMIDMCPYLEELVAECGGRYCVFNNQSSGSKEKTPELLAIVDRMMKDNGGTCYTSKMLQKAEEDLVGMQQEERRLLRHKEKQLRMKHEEHIKIRYERELERLQQKSGSAIQEMARLMPNQMEEAERREDLKDRVEEVPKILEEAASRENNLGHGTEEMVKIHNAENERKEIAIRQTEEIKREALQEEQDKLFSNSEERDKEEKKRKKRMEDLLKHQSEDDWATQMEKLRKDKINIESLMRQLKLLKVKTDEYKRREANLKRQLERREREACSVCSSRPSNVIIRKNREDSTVMHVTGFVQEMGLIGLNASLQVARNSCCIQ from the exons ATGTCCTCCTCTAGCAAGCAActgtgctccaagacaagaACAG TAGGTGGAAAGTCATGTTCCTCCTTGTCAGAGGTCAGACTGGTTCTGCTGGGGAAGACGGGCAGTGGAAAAAGCTCCACTGGCAACTTCATCCTGGGCCGTAAACTCTTTGACGCAAAAGTCAGCAGCTGTTCGATCACCCTTCGATCCCGGAGGGCTTGTGGAGAAATCTGCGGTAAGCACCTGGTGCTCTTGGACACTCCGGGAATTCTGGACACTTCACGGACTCTGCAGGAGGTGCAGAGAGAGTTAAGGAAGTCTGTTAGTCTCCTCTTCCCAGGTCCACATATCTTCCTCCTCATTGTTCGGATTTCACGGATAACtcaggaggagaaagaggcgGTGCGCCAGTTTAAACAGGCCCTTGGTTCTCATGCTCTACAATTGTCCATTGTGGTTTTTACCCATGGAGATTGTCTGGAAGATGGAGTTTCTGTGAAGCAGTGTATGATAGACATGTGCCCATACCTGGAGGAACTGGTGGCAGAATGTGGCGGGAGGTACTGTGTCTTCAACAACCAAAGCTCCGGGAGCAAGGAGAAGACACCCGAGCTGCTTGCCATTGTGGACCGTATGATGAAGGATAATGGAGGAACCTGCTACACCAGCAAGATGCTTCAGAAAGCAGAGGAGGATCTGGTTGGCATGCAGCAGGAGGAGCGGCGTTTGCTGAGACACAAAGAGAAGCAGCTCAGAATGAAACACGAGGAACATATTAAAATCAGGTATGAAAGAGAGCTTGAGAGACTTCAGCAAAAAAGTGGAAGCGCGATTCAGGAGATGGCAAGACTGATGCCAAACCAGATGGAGGAGGCGGAGAGGAGAGAAGATCTCAAAGACAGAGTGGAAGAAGTTCCCAAAATACTTGAGGAAGCAGCCAGCAGGGAGAATAATCTTGGACACGGTACGGAAGAGATGGTGAAAATACATAATGCggaaaatgaaaggaaagaaattgccatcagacagacagaagaaATAAAGAGAGAAGCTTTGCAGGAAGAACAGGATAAACTCTTCTCAAATTCAGAGGAGCGggacaaagaggaaaaaaagcggAAGAAGCGAATGGAGGATTTGCTCAAACACCAGAGTGAGGACGACTGGGcgacacaaatggaaaaactacgaaaagacaaaataaatattgaatcCCTCATGCGGCAGCTCAAACTCCTCAAGGTGAAGACAGATGAGTATAAACGCAGAGAAGCGAACCTCAAGAGACAGTTGGagcggagagagagagaagcgtGTTCCGTGTGTTCTTCACGGCCGAGCAACGTGATCATCAGGAAAAACCGTGAGGACAGCACTGTCATGCATGTGACTGGATTTGTGCAGGAGATGGGACTCATAGGGCTCAATGCATCCTTACAGGTTGCCAGGAATTCCTGTTGTATACAGTAA